Proteins from a genomic interval of Hydrogenophaga sp. PAMC20947:
- a CDS encoding DUF4384 domain-containing protein: protein MNKQQPFATPMAHHTHKPLSVSLVAAALFISGCSTPLDARKDTGFQSNAHAMDRPANRPVRSLSSFSDSLMCMDHMFRDAEVPTTLITSKQIPDYSGRVPVATKDMIITALSQMSRLSNAFRYVDFEVDIARQDTVQNLTTILLNNNQIKLQRPALYVSGAVAFVDQNVINNRFDVGTSASRLETGFSKDNKATIIGMDLQLGDFRSRTLIPGLDSANEVIVGSGGQGLDLAGRIGDYGWQFNVGRDYTQGSGAAVRTLVDLAMIELTGKWTRLPYWQCLTLEQAHPYFQRQLRDWYEEGSTAVRGALVKNSLVSAGYLPANIQGLPLNHPQMRDAISRYQADQGMVVTGVVDFMTYERALRQYVALGDKGELIRVGWTPTVDTPTQPNINDGTVTAAPTGAPYGSPPNPLGLNLQMENLVADKSKFEQGTQIFLSATVSRAAHLYCYLQASNGKVQRILPNPTNRASLVSANQTVRIPDWMAPNPGFILDAGLPGNEAAACFATGDDVFAMLPAPMQIDGLQLIEGFEGMDSIQKAFEQAAVGTELTTQRMQWTSLPRNSR from the coding sequence ATGAACAAGCAGCAGCCCTTTGCCACCCCAATGGCACACCACACACATAAACCCCTGTCCGTCTCCTTGGTGGCTGCCGCCTTGTTCATCAGTGGGTGTTCGACGCCTCTGGATGCCCGAAAAGACACGGGATTCCAATCGAACGCTCATGCCATGGACCGGCCAGCGAACCGCCCGGTGCGCTCGTTGTCGAGCTTTTCGGACTCGCTCATGTGCATGGACCACATGTTCCGTGACGCCGAGGTTCCCACGACCTTGATCACCAGCAAACAAATCCCGGATTACTCTGGCCGTGTGCCCGTCGCCACCAAAGACATGATCATCACCGCGTTGTCTCAAATGTCACGGCTGAGCAACGCGTTCCGGTATGTGGATTTCGAAGTGGACATTGCGCGCCAGGACACGGTGCAAAACCTCACCACCATTCTGCTCAACAACAACCAGATCAAGTTGCAGCGCCCGGCGCTGTATGTTTCAGGGGCTGTGGCGTTTGTGGATCAAAACGTGATCAACAACCGCTTTGATGTCGGAACTTCGGCCTCGCGTCTGGAGACCGGGTTCAGCAAAGATAACAAGGCCACCATCATTGGCATGGACCTTCAGCTGGGCGACTTCCGCTCGCGCACCCTGATCCCTGGCCTAGACTCGGCAAACGAGGTCATCGTCGGTTCAGGAGGGCAGGGTCTTGACCTTGCCGGGCGCATCGGCGACTACGGTTGGCAATTCAATGTCGGTCGCGACTACACACAGGGATCGGGCGCAGCCGTTCGCACACTGGTCGACCTGGCCATGATCGAGCTGACCGGCAAATGGACCCGCCTGCCCTACTGGCAATGCCTCACGCTGGAGCAGGCCCACCCCTACTTTCAGCGTCAATTGCGCGATTGGTACGAGGAAGGCAGCACAGCCGTGCGTGGGGCTCTCGTGAAAAACTCCCTGGTGAGTGCAGGCTACCTGCCCGCCAACATCCAGGGCTTGCCTCTCAACCACCCCCAGATGCGCGACGCCATTTCCAGGTACCAGGCCGACCAAGGGATGGTGGTCACCGGGGTCGTGGATTTCATGACCTACGAACGCGCGCTGCGCCAGTATGTAGCTTTGGGCGACAAGGGGGAGTTGATTCGTGTTGGGTGGACGCCCACCGTGGATACACCCACGCAACCCAACATCAACGATGGCACGGTCACCGCAGCGCCCACAGGTGCACCCTACGGATCGCCACCCAACCCACTGGGCTTGAACCTGCAAATGGAAAACCTGGTGGCCGACAAGTCGAAATTCGAACAAGGCACACAAATATTCCTGTCAGCAACCGTGTCGCGGGCCGCACACCTCTACTGCTACCTGCAGGCCTCGAACGGAAAGGTGCAGCGCATCTTGCCGAACCCCACCAACCGTGCGTCGCTCGTTTCAGCCAATCAAACCGTTCGCATTCCTGACTGGATGGCGCCCAACCCAGGCTTCATACTGGACGCAGGCTTGCCCGGCAATGAAGCGGCCGCTTGCTTCGCCACCGGCGACGATGTCTTTGCGATGCTGCCAGCACCCATGCAAATTGATGGCTTGCAGCTGATAGAAGGATTTGAAGGCATGGACAGCATCCAAAAGGCTTTCGAACAAGCCGCTGTCGGCACCGAACTGACCACCCAGCGCATGCAGTGGACATCGCTTCCACGCAACAGCCGCTGA
- a CDS encoding SEL1-like repeat protein: MRQTFSLSWHVQLPVHAVVVAIWALTLVTPVQAGTQIAPTESPDIGAPIEPSPWPSSDMALDPIEPRPLQRFDPQDLDTTSELAALTRIADSPAVRAQLKSKRRPRSSAYLSAGNAAWTLGLIYLHGAGVPQDLSQAHLWFERALALGARQALAGMAWCAIEGCAGLPEPSKAEQWIRPLRAINRPLALYLQWLALDRLRPLHTATPDLQNNDLEPPLIAPELLISAARAGNIHALIELGLNAVAKQQPDKALKYFQQAAGDSAIAAANAAIVAQGEQPRNDPRSDASKVAAELLNQAQRFHRGSGVSVNYSEAIRLYRLADAKGSKEAGRMLALIYSRPLVGGNVDFSWFSQLSELDLTQSTPGLRIKTAPRQLQRERTPLIDLLPEKWRTRIY, encoded by the coding sequence ATGCGCCAGACTTTTTCGCTCAGTTGGCATGTGCAACTCCCTGTTCATGCTGTTGTGGTTGCGATCTGGGCGCTAACGCTGGTCACACCGGTTCAGGCGGGCACCCAGATTGCGCCCACCGAAAGCCCAGACATTGGTGCACCCATTGAGCCATCCCCATGGCCATCATCGGACATGGCCCTGGACCCGATTGAGCCACGCCCTCTTCAACGCTTTGATCCGCAAGATCTCGACACCACCAGCGAGCTCGCTGCATTGACTCGAATCGCAGATTCGCCCGCCGTCCGGGCACAATTGAAAAGCAAGCGGCGTCCCAGAAGCAGCGCTTACCTGTCCGCAGGCAACGCCGCTTGGACTCTGGGGCTGATCTATTTGCACGGGGCTGGCGTTCCACAGGATCTGAGCCAAGCCCACCTGTGGTTTGAACGGGCCTTGGCGTTGGGCGCTCGACAAGCGCTGGCGGGCATGGCCTGGTGCGCCATCGAAGGTTGTGCGGGCCTGCCGGAACCCTCCAAGGCCGAGCAATGGATTCGACCGCTTCGCGCCATCAACCGCCCCTTGGCACTCTATTTGCAATGGCTGGCGCTGGATCGCCTGAGGCCACTGCACACCGCGACACCCGACCTCCAGAACAACGATCTAGAACCACCACTCATCGCGCCGGAATTGCTGATCAGTGCAGCGCGCGCTGGCAACATCCACGCTTTGATCGAGCTGGGTTTGAATGCTGTGGCCAAGCAGCAGCCAGACAAAGCATTGAAGTACTTTCAACAGGCAGCAGGCGATTCGGCGATTGCTGCTGCCAATGCCGCCATCGTGGCGCAAGGCGAGCAGCCCCGGAACGACCCCAGAAGCGACGCCAGCAAAGTCGCCGCGGAACTGCTGAACCAGGCTCAGCGCTTTCACCGGGGCTCCGGCGTTTCCGTCAACTACTCCGAGGCCATCCGCCTCTACCGACTGGCTGACGCCAAAGGCAGCAAAGAAGCAGGGCGCATGCTGGCCCTGATCTATTCACGGCCATTGGTGGGGGGGAACGTGGATTTTTCCTGGTTCAGCCAGCTCAGCGAGCTGGACCTGACTCAATCGACCCCGGGCCTGCGGATCAAAACTGCGCCACGCCAGCTGCAGCGCGAACGCACCCCCCTGATCGATCTGCTGCCTGAAAAGTGGCGGACCCGCATCTACTGA
- a CDS encoding multidrug effflux MFS transporter — protein sequence MPVSRYLKMALILGLISAIGPFAIDMYLPALPDIGQSLGAEVGQVQLTLTVFFLALGSGQLLYGPISDMVGRKPPLYFGLGIFTLASIGCAFTTDVQTLIALRFVQGLGAAAGMVIPRAVVRDLHTGTEAARMMSLLMLVFSVSPILAPLAGSGVIAVAGWRGVFWCVALAALAGMFLIHYLLKETRGPEQRVASSLGSAVGAYGVLLRDRYFLGLVGISASAMAGFFVFLAGSPFVLINHYGLTPVQYSLAFSLNAISFIGASQFTAALGKRFGLVRLVKFAASASGVFMVSLLAFYLAGGDSLLVLMSLYFVASGFMGLVIPTASVLALDRHGAIAGTASALMGTLQMLGGAAAMGIVSLFANGKPLPMVAGMAAGALTGVALTWITLRGQAPHTAAPVRSS from the coding sequence ATGCCCGTCTCTCGTTACTTGAAAATGGCCCTGATACTGGGCTTGATTTCCGCCATCGGTCCGTTTGCGATCGACATGTACTTGCCCGCTTTGCCCGATATCGGCCAGAGCTTGGGGGCCGAGGTGGGGCAAGTGCAGCTCACGCTCACCGTGTTCTTCTTGGCGCTGGGTTCTGGCCAACTGTTGTACGGCCCCATCTCCGACATGGTGGGGCGCAAGCCTCCACTGTACTTTGGGCTCGGCATTTTTACGCTGGCGAGCATCGGCTGCGCGTTCACCACCGATGTGCAGACGTTGATCGCCTTGCGGTTTGTTCAGGGTTTGGGGGCCGCTGCGGGGATGGTGATTCCGCGCGCGGTGGTGCGCGATCTGCACACCGGCACCGAGGCCGCGCGCATGATGTCGTTGCTGATGCTGGTGTTCAGTGTGTCACCCATATTGGCGCCCTTGGCTGGCAGCGGCGTGATTGCGGTGGCGGGCTGGCGTGGCGTTTTCTGGTGTGTGGCGCTGGCAGCCTTGGCGGGCATGTTCCTGATCCACTACCTGCTCAAAGAGACCCGAGGGCCTGAACAGCGGGTGGCGAGCAGCCTGGGCAGTGCCGTAGGTGCCTATGGTGTCTTGCTGCGGGACCGCTATTTCCTGGGCCTGGTGGGCATCAGCGCCAGTGCGATGGCAGGCTTTTTTGTTTTTCTGGCCGGGTCACCTTTTGTATTGATCAACCATTACGGGCTCACACCCGTGCAATACAGCCTTGCGTTTTCGCTGAACGCCATTTCTTTCATCGGTGCGTCGCAGTTCACGGCCGCGCTCGGCAAACGTTTCGGTCTGGTGCGCCTGGTGAAGTTCGCGGCCAGCGCATCGGGCGTGTTCATGGTGAGCCTGCTGGCGTTTTACCTGGCCGGCGGCGACAGCCTGCTGGTGTTGATGAGCCTTTACTTCGTGGCCAGCGGCTTCATGGGCCTGGTGATTCCGACCGCATCGGTGCTGGCGCTGGACCGGCATGGCGCCATCGCCGGGACGGCCTCGGCTTTGATGGGTACCCTGCAGATGCTGGGCGGTGCTGCGGCCATGGGCATCGTGAGCCTGTTTGCCAATGGCAAGCCTCTGCCCATGGTGGCGGGCATGGCCGCAGGAGCCTTGACGGGCGTGGCCCTCACTTGGATCACCTTGCGCGGGCAAGCGCCACATACGGCGGCGCCGGTGCGCAGCAGTTGA
- a CDS encoding MGMT family protein: protein MLKSAGDCPTLSDVPSLVPQAVQGIQALLRGEPRNLLELPLDMSLLTDFQSRVYAFARAIPPGSTRTYGEVARGLGDVKLARAVGQAMGHNPFAPVVPCHRVLAAGNRPGGFSATGGAATKLRMLAIEGAMRSETLPLFR, encoded by the coding sequence TTGTTGAAAAGCGCCGGCGATTGTCCGACGCTGTCCGATGTTCCCTCTTTGGTTCCGCAGGCGGTGCAAGGCATTCAAGCCCTTTTGCGGGGTGAGCCCCGGAACCTGCTTGAGTTGCCTTTGGACATGTCGCTGCTCACCGATTTTCAGAGCAGGGTTTATGCCTTCGCACGCGCCATTCCGCCAGGCAGCACCCGCACCTATGGCGAGGTGGCGCGTGGGTTGGGTGATGTGAAACTGGCGAGAGCGGTGGGCCAGGCCATGGGACACAATCCGTTCGCACCTGTGGTGCCTTGCCACCGTGTGCTGGCGGCAGGGAATCGGCCCGGGGGCTTTTCAGCCACCGGCGGCGCGGCCACCAAACTGCGCATGCTGGCCATTGAAGGCGCCATGCGGAGCGAGACCCTGCCGCTGTTTCGCTGA
- a CDS encoding SDR family oxidoreductase, giving the protein MIQNFKNKTAVLTGAGSGFGLECARIGAAHGMNLVLVDVQQDALDKAEAEIKATGVKVLARRVDVSDADQMAALADEVEKTFGAPHFVFNNAGVGSGGLIWENSVKDWEWVLGVNVWGVVHGVRLFTPMMLAAAKADPAYRGHIVNTASMAGLLTAPNMGIYNVSKHAVVSLTETLYQDLKLVTDQVSASVLCPYFVPTGISQSHRNRPTEMADEKATQSQLIGQAMGEKAVSSGKVSASEVAEMVFNAMGTDQFYIYSHPQALGNAQQRFDAIVAGTNPVDPFTARPDIGEKLRAQLRAS; this is encoded by the coding sequence ATGATTCAAAATTTCAAGAACAAAACCGCCGTGCTCACCGGTGCGGGTTCCGGCTTCGGCCTGGAGTGCGCCCGCATTGGTGCGGCCCATGGCATGAATCTCGTGCTGGTGGACGTGCAGCAGGATGCGCTCGACAAAGCCGAGGCCGAAATCAAGGCCACCGGCGTGAAGGTGTTGGCGCGGCGTGTGGACGTGTCCGATGCCGACCAGATGGCCGCTTTGGCCGATGAAGTTGAAAAGACCTTTGGCGCCCCCCATTTCGTGTTCAACAACGCGGGCGTGGGCTCGGGTGGCCTGATCTGGGAGAACTCGGTCAAAGATTGGGAATGGGTCTTGGGCGTGAACGTCTGGGGTGTGGTGCATGGCGTGCGCCTGTTCACCCCCATGATGCTGGCCGCAGCCAAGGCCGATCCAGCCTACCGGGGTCATATTGTCAACACCGCCAGCATGGCAGGCTTGTTGACGGCGCCCAACATGGGCATTTACAACGTGAGCAAGCACGCCGTGGTGAGCCTCACCGAAACGCTGTACCAGGATTTGAAGCTGGTCACCGATCAGGTGAGCGCCAGTGTGCTGTGTCCGTATTTTGTGCCCACCGGCATCAGCCAGAGCCACCGCAACCGCCCCACCGAAATGGCCGACGAGAAAGCGACCCAAAGCCAGTTGATCGGTCAGGCCATGGGCGAAAAAGCGGTGAGCTCGGGCAAGGTGTCGGCGTCGGAAGTGGCCGAGATGGTGTTCAACGCCATGGGCACCGACCAGTTCTACATTTACAGCCATCCACAGGCACTGGGCAATGCCCAGCAACGCTTCGACGCCATCGTGGCCGGCACCAACCCGGTCGACCCTTTCACCGCCCGGCCAGACATTGGCGAGAAACTGCGCGCTCAGTTGCGCGCGAGCTGA
- a CDS encoding GNAT family N-acetyltransferase, with protein MPSAPVTIPAVVQWRCLPFAELSGEALYELLRLRSRVFVVEQQCIFLDMDGMDAACLHVLGETVGDAGERKLVASTRLVPAGVAFGEASIGRVVTAPEARSGGLGHALMAESLQQLTILWGQQPVRIGAQAHLENFYNRHGFVSDNKPYIEDGIAHIEMIRP; from the coding sequence ATGCCAAGTGCACCGGTGACCATACCTGCGGTGGTGCAATGGCGCTGTTTGCCATTTGCCGAATTATCGGGTGAGGCGCTGTACGAACTCTTGCGCCTGCGCTCGCGGGTGTTTGTGGTGGAGCAGCAATGCATTTTTCTGGACATGGACGGCATGGATGCCGCCTGTTTGCACGTCTTGGGTGAAACCGTGGGTGACGCAGGCGAACGCAAGCTGGTGGCGTCCACGCGCCTGGTTCCCGCGGGGGTGGCCTTCGGCGAAGCCAGCATTGGCCGCGTGGTCACGGCGCCCGAAGCGCGCAGCGGCGGTCTCGGTCACGCGCTCATGGCCGAGTCGCTGCAACAACTCACGATCCTTTGGGGCCAGCAGCCAGTGCGCATCGGTGCCCAGGCCCATCTGGAAAATTTCTACAACCGGCACGGCTTCGTGTCGGACAACAAGCCCTATATCGAAGATGGCATCGCGCACATCGAGATGATTCGGCCCTGA
- a CDS encoding glutathione S-transferase family protein, whose translation MSDLIFHHYPSSPFSEKVRLVLGYKQLAWKSVLIPRIMPKPDVLTLTGGYRRTPILQVGADIYCDTALICDVLEDRQPEPPLFPLHNKGLARVLAQWADGTLFWAAMGYNLSPAGAAAMFMGRPPEEAKAFAADRGAMREGMTTPRAGDATAAYKSYLRRLANMLDGQDFLLGERPCVADFAAYHPLWFSRVVNPAMAGVLDATPNVIEWMDRMHALGHGQMEKFSAADAIGVAAAAEPAPLSEAVFQDEHDIALGSRVTISAETFGTEATEGVLRAATRTRYTLERTDDRVGTVHVHFPRIGFVLKEVRN comes from the coding sequence ATGAGCGACCTGATCTTTCACCACTACCCCTCGTCCCCCTTCTCGGAGAAAGTGCGACTGGTCCTGGGCTACAAGCAGCTGGCCTGGAAGAGTGTGTTGATTCCGCGCATCATGCCCAAGCCCGATGTGCTCACCCTGACCGGCGGCTACCGCCGCACGCCGATTCTGCAGGTCGGGGCCGACATCTACTGCGACACAGCACTCATCTGCGACGTGCTTGAGGACCGTCAACCAGAACCCCCACTCTTCCCGCTACACAACAAAGGCTTGGCGCGGGTCTTGGCGCAGTGGGCCGACGGCACCCTGTTCTGGGCCGCGATGGGCTACAACCTGAGTCCTGCCGGCGCTGCCGCCATGTTCATGGGGCGACCACCCGAAGAGGCCAAGGCATTTGCCGCAGACCGTGGTGCCATGCGCGAGGGCATGACCACACCGCGTGCAGGCGATGCAACGGCTGCCTACAAGAGTTACCTGCGCCGTCTCGCCAACATGCTCGACGGGCAAGATTTTTTGCTCGGAGAAAGGCCTTGTGTGGCCGACTTTGCTGCCTACCATCCACTGTGGTTCAGCCGGGTGGTGAACCCCGCCATGGCAGGTGTTCTGGACGCCACGCCCAACGTGATCGAGTGGATGGATCGCATGCACGCGCTGGGCCACGGCCAAATGGAGAAGTTCAGCGCTGCCGACGCCATCGGCGTGGCTGCCGCAGCCGAGCCTGCGCCGTTGAGCGAGGCCGTTTTCCAGGATGAGCACGACATCGCGCTGGGCAGCCGCGTCACCATTTCGGCTGAAACTTTCGGCACAGAGGCCACCGAAGGTGTGCTGCGCGCAGCGACCCGGACCCGTTACACGCTGGAACGCACAGATGACCGGGTGGGCACCGTGCATGTGCACTTCCCCCGCATTGGCTTCGTGCTGAAAGAGGTTCGCAATTGA
- a CDS encoding isovaleryl-CoA dehydrogenase — protein MNNLTHEVFNQPEPLVDVNLFAGNQALQAALAFNAPLLDVAPLQALGAQVGSAEMQTHARLANVFAPQLKSHDRFGRRLDQVEFHPSYHALMSAAIEAGLHGSAFGETEQATGHAHVKRAAGFMLFTELEPSVLCPVSMTYAVTPALKGNAAIYGDWSPQLTSRAYDPELKLWKDKPGVTMGMGMTEKQGGSDVRANTTQAVADGQDGWGQRFFVTGHKWFFSAPMCDAFLVLAQTASGLSCLFLPRVLPDGSLNALFIQRLKDKLGNKANASSEVEFVNATAWLVGEEGRGVPQILAMGNMTRLDCALGTSGLMRQALSLALNHTSQRKAFGKLLIDQPLMRNVLADLALESEAATALAVRLARSIDRSSDPHELVMNRLLTPVSKFWICKRGSLFAQEAMECLGGNGYVEEGGEGVMARIYREMPLNSIWEGAGNIMALDLLRALRKADAGEALAQELAPARGMHPALDHLAESLPTRVAAMASETEARRLTQDVALAVQAALLAQTAPAAVFAAFCDSRLDGHWGHSFGSLGVGTDFDAILARAMPR, from the coding sequence ATGAATAACCTCACGCACGAAGTTTTCAACCAGCCTGAGCCGTTGGTGGACGTGAACCTGTTTGCGGGCAATCAGGCCTTGCAAGCCGCGTTGGCCTTCAATGCACCTTTGCTGGACGTCGCGCCTTTGCAGGCGCTGGGTGCGCAGGTGGGCAGCGCCGAGATGCAGACCCATGCGAGGCTGGCCAATGTGTTTGCGCCGCAGCTCAAATCCCATGACCGTTTTGGGCGGCGGCTCGATCAGGTCGAGTTTCATCCGAGTTACCACGCGCTGATGTCGGCCGCCATTGAGGCGGGATTGCATGGGTCGGCGTTCGGCGAGACCGAGCAGGCCACGGGCCACGCCCATGTCAAGCGAGCCGCCGGTTTCATGCTCTTCACGGAGCTTGAGCCTTCCGTGCTCTGTCCGGTCTCCATGACCTACGCGGTCACACCGGCGCTCAAAGGCAACGCCGCGATCTACGGCGACTGGTCGCCGCAACTCACCAGCCGCGCCTACGACCCTGAATTGAAACTCTGGAAAGACAAACCCGGCGTGACCATGGGCATGGGCATGACGGAAAAGCAAGGCGGCTCTGATGTGCGTGCCAACACCACGCAGGCCGTGGCCGATGGTCAGGACGGGTGGGGACAGCGCTTTTTCGTGACGGGGCACAAGTGGTTTTTTTCCGCACCGATGTGCGATGCGTTCTTGGTCCTGGCGCAAACGGCGTCGGGCTTGAGTTGCCTGTTCCTGCCCCGCGTGTTGCCCGACGGCTCGCTCAATGCGCTGTTCATTCAGCGCCTGAAAGACAAACTGGGCAACAAGGCGAATGCGAGCTCCGAAGTGGAGTTCGTGAACGCGACCGCCTGGCTGGTGGGGGAAGAAGGGCGTGGCGTGCCGCAGATTCTCGCCATGGGCAACATGACACGCCTGGACTGCGCATTGGGAACCAGTGGCCTGATGCGCCAGGCGCTGTCGCTGGCACTGAACCACACCTCCCAACGCAAGGCGTTTGGCAAGCTGCTGATCGATCAGCCCTTGATGCGCAATGTGCTGGCCGATCTGGCCCTGGAGTCCGAGGCCGCAACGGCTTTGGCGGTTCGCCTGGCCCGCAGCATTGACCGGTCTTCCGATCCCCATGAGCTGGTGATGAACCGCTTGCTGACACCGGTCTCCAAATTCTGGATCTGCAAGCGAGGGAGTCTGTTCGCGCAAGAGGCCATGGAATGCCTGGGAGGCAATGGCTATGTGGAAGAGGGCGGTGAAGGCGTCATGGCGCGCATTTACCGTGAGATGCCGCTCAACAGCATCTGGGAGGGCGCGGGCAACATCATGGCGCTGGATCTGCTGCGTGCCCTGCGCAAGGCAGACGCGGGGGAGGCCCTGGCGCAAGAACTGGCGCCAGCCCGCGGCATGCATCCGGCCCTGGACCACTTGGCCGAATCTCTGCCCACGCGGGTGGCGGCGATGGCCTCGGAAACCGAGGCCCGTCGCCTCACCCAAGACGTTGCCTTGGCGGTACAGGCCGCTTTGCTCGCGCAGACCGCGCCAGCGGCCGTGTTTGCTGCGTTCTGCGATTCCCGGCTGGATGGCCACTGGGGTCACAGTTTTGGCAGCTTGGGTGTCGGGACCGACTTCGACGCCATCCTTGCGCGTGCCATGCCACGCTGA
- a CDS encoding NADP-dependent oxidoreductase, translating into MPTNQQIVLDNRPQGEAAADNFKLVSSETPALADGQVLVKHHFLSLDPYMRGRMNDAKSYAQPQALGEVMGGGTVGEVVESKNPKFAAGDKVVGMGGWQTYSVVDANQPGALRKVDTTHVPLSHYLGAVGMPGVTAWYGLVKIINPKAGDTLVISAATGAVGSAFGALAKARGCRVVGIAGGPEKCQYAEKELGFDACIDYKLHKDSASLGKALKEACPKGIDGYFENVGGMVLDAVLTRMNAFGRIAMCGMIAGYNGEPVPLTYPQLILVNRLKVEGFIVSEHMEVWPEALAELGTLVGTGKLRPRESVADGLAAAPEAFIGLLKGKNFGKQLVKV; encoded by the coding sequence ATGCCTACCAATCAGCAAATTGTTCTCGACAACCGTCCCCAAGGCGAAGCCGCCGCAGACAACTTCAAACTCGTCAGCAGCGAGACACCCGCTTTGGCCGATGGCCAGGTGCTGGTCAAGCACCATTTCCTCAGCCTCGATCCCTACATGCGCGGCCGCATGAACGATGCCAAGAGCTACGCACAGCCTCAAGCGCTGGGTGAAGTCATGGGCGGCGGTACCGTGGGCGAAGTGGTGGAGTCGAAAAACCCCAAGTTCGCCGCCGGCGACAAGGTGGTCGGCATGGGTGGCTGGCAGACCTACAGCGTGGTCGATGCCAATCAGCCGGGCGCGCTGCGCAAGGTCGACACCACCCATGTGCCACTGTCCCATTACCTCGGTGCGGTGGGCATGCCAGGCGTGACCGCCTGGTACGGTCTGGTCAAAATCATCAACCCCAAGGCGGGCGACACCCTCGTCATCAGCGCCGCCACCGGCGCCGTAGGCAGCGCCTTCGGTGCACTTGCCAAGGCGCGTGGTTGCCGCGTGGTCGGCATTGCCGGCGGCCCAGAGAAATGCCAGTACGCGGAAAAAGAACTGGGCTTTGATGCCTGCATCGACTACAAGCTGCACAAGGACTCCGCCTCGCTGGGCAAAGCACTGAAGGAAGCTTGCCCCAAGGGCATTGATGGTTACTTCGAAAACGTGGGCGGCATGGTGCTCGACGCCGTGCTGACGCGCATGAACGCCTTTGGCCGTATCGCCATGTGCGGCATGATCGCCGGCTACAACGGTGAGCCCGTGCCCCTGACCTACCCCCAGCTCATTCTGGTGAACCGACTCAAGGTCGAAGGTTTCATCGTGAGCGAGCACATGGAAGTGTGGCCCGAAGCCCTGGCCGAACTGGGCACTCTGGTGGGCACCGGCAAACTGCGTCCCCGCGAATCCGTTGCCGATGGTTTGGCCGCTGCACCCGAAGCTTTCATTGGCTTGCTCAAGGGCAAGAACTTCGGCAAGCAGCTGGTGAAGGTGTAA
- a CDS encoding PaaI family thioesterase: protein MEFSVHIPFVELLGFELLSMADGHAEIAFKPTGDHLNSFDVVHGGASMTLIDVVMAHAARSVEPTMGCVTIEMKTSFMRAAKGPLVAKGKLLHRTATMAFTEASVFDAAGKLCSHATGTFKFVARLPVGSGSTQSLNRISTD, encoded by the coding sequence ATGGAATTTTCTGTTCATATCCCTTTTGTCGAGCTGTTGGGTTTCGAGCTGTTGAGCATGGCCGACGGTCATGCGGAGATCGCTTTCAAGCCCACAGGCGACCACCTCAATTCATTTGATGTGGTGCACGGGGGCGCGAGCATGACGCTGATCGATGTGGTGATGGCCCATGCGGCGCGCTCGGTCGAACCCACCATGGGTTGCGTCACCATTGAGATGAAAACCAGTTTCATGCGCGCCGCCAAAGGGCCGTTGGTGGCCAAGGGCAAGCTCTTGCACCGCACCGCGACCATGGCTTTCACCGAAGCCAGCGTTTTTGACGCCGCTGGCAAGCTCTGCAGCCACGCAACCGGTACCTTCAAGTTTGTGGCCCGCCTGCCCGTTGGCTCGGGCAGCACACAAAGTCTCAATCGCATTTCAACCGACTGA
- a CDS encoding SDR family oxidoreductase has translation MTRTVPQLFDLKGKTALITGGSRGLGLQMAHGLGEQGARVVISSRKAADLEEATAELKAAGIDASWIAADCSKEEEIQRLATEALERLGEIDILVNNAGAAWGAPAEDHPIDAWDKVMNLNVRSYFILSQIVAKRSMINRKSGRIINTASIAGLGGNPPEMQTIAYNTSKGAVINFTRTLAAEWGKYGITVNAICPGMFPSKMTQGTLKALGEEKLAAAAPLRRLGDDEDLKGLTVLYASDAGKHITGQWLAVDGGVSVVTGG, from the coding sequence ATGACCCGCACCGTACCCCAACTGTTTGACCTCAAGGGCAAGACCGCCCTCATCACTGGCGGCTCGCGCGGCCTGGGCTTGCAAATGGCCCACGGGTTGGGTGAGCAGGGCGCCCGCGTGGTGATCAGCTCACGCAAGGCCGCCGATCTTGAAGAAGCCACGGCAGAGCTGAAAGCCGCCGGCATTGACGCCAGCTGGATCGCCGCCGATTGTTCCAAGGAAGAAGAAATCCAGCGTCTCGCCACAGAAGCGCTGGAACGCCTCGGTGAGATAGACATTCTGGTCAACAACGCGGGCGCCGCCTGGGGTGCCCCCGCCGAAGACCACCCGATCGATGCGTGGGACAAGGTGATGAACCTCAACGTGCGCAGCTATTTCATCCTGAGCCAGATCGTGGCCAAGCGCAGCATGATCAACCGCAAAAGCGGTCGCATCATCAACACCGCCTCCATCGCCGGCCTGGGCGGAAATCCGCCCGAGATGCAGACCATTGCTTACAACACATCCAAGGGCGCTGTGATCAACTTCACCCGAACGCTGGCCGCCGAGTGGGGCAAATACGGCATCACGGTGAACGCCATCTGCCCTGGCATGTTCCCCAGCAAGATGACCCAGGGCACGCTCAAGGCGCTGGGCGAAGAGAAGCTGGCTGCCGCGGCCCCTCTGCGCCGTCTGGGCGATGACGAAGACTTGAAGGGTCTGACCGTGTTGTACGCGTCCGATGCAGGCAAGCACATCACCGGCCAATGGCTGGCCGTTGACGGCGGCGTGTCCGTGGTGACCGGCGGCTGA